One Gemmatimonadota bacterium genomic window, TTCAGGAGATGGCTCGCCGGGGTGTGCATTGTTACATGGGCTTTGGTCCTACGCTTGCACATACCGAAGAGGATGTGCGTATTACTGCTGATGCGGTTGAAGCCTCTTTGCGCGTCGTAAAGCAGGGGCTTGAAAATGATTCTATCGACGATCTGCTCATTTGCGATCTGCACTCGGAACCCTTCCGCCGGATCGTCCGATAAAGGAGAAAAAATGGCATTGATAATTGACGAAAGGCCCGCACAGCCGGGGGAATGGGGATTTAGACCAGAAAATGTGACGACAGAGGAGACGCCACCGGCATTTGTGTGGCGCCCGCAGGAGAATGCTGCGAGCTATGATATTCAGTGTGCGCGGGGCGCGGATTTTTCAAAGGTCGCATACGAGGCTAAGGGCGTGACATATACGGTTCACCGCCCAGCGGAGGTGTTTGAGTCGGGGCAGTGGTACTGGCGGTTCCGATTTGTCGATAGGGGAGGAAAGGTGTCGGATTGGAGTTCGGGGCGCGCTTTTGTGATTGACCAGAATGCAAAAGCATTGCCCTTGCCCAAATGCAGTGAATTGATTGGGCGCATCCCAAAGAGCCATCCGCGCTTGTTTGTGCGTCCAGAGGATTTGGATAGCTTGCGCACACGGGCACGGGGAGATCTGAAACCGATTTACGACGATCTGGTCGCAACATGCGAAGATATTCTGGCCGATATGCCATCTACCAAAGAACCGCCCCTGTATCCCGAAGGGACTGTTGTTCTGAGCGAGGAATGGCGGGAGATCTGGTGGGGAAATCGGATGTACACGATTCGCGTGTTAAACAGCGCGGCGACGCTGGCTTTTACGCGGCTTTTGGGTGGGCAGGATCACTACGGTGAGAAGGCGAAAGAGTTGCTGCTGGCGTGTGCCAAATGGGATCCCCTGGGGGCGACAGGCTATCGGTATAATGACGAAGCGGGTATGCCTTATAATTACTATTTTTGCCGCACTTATACGTTTGTGAACGATTTGTTGAGCGAAGAAGATCGCGATATATGCCGGGCGGTGATGAAGGTGCAGGGGCAGGAAATGTACGACCATCTGGCGACTGAGATGCGCTATTTGTGGCATCCTTATGGCAGCCATGCCGGTCGTGCCTGGCATTTTTTGGGTGAGATTGGCGTGACGTTTTTGGATGAGATTCCCGAGGCGGAGGAGTGGGTGTGGTTCGCGATGAATGTGTTTGGGGCCGTGTATCCCGCGTGGTGCGATGAAGATGGCGGCTGGCACCAGGGATTGCAATACTGGGAGAGTTATGTTCAGCGCTTTACGTGGTGGGCGGATATCATGCAGGCGGCAATGGGGATTGATGCGTATTGCAAACCGTATTTTGCACGCGCTGGCGATTTTCCGATGTATTTTCAGCCTCCGGGTACGCGGGGTGGCGGCGTGGGAGATTTGACGACGACGAGAACATCGGATCAGAATTGCGATTTGATGCGCACGCTGGCGGCTCAGGCGCGCAATCCATACTGGAAGTGGTATGTGGATATGCACCCGGAGAAAGTGAAAGAGGAGACGAGCGCGCGCCGGTTGGATGCCGTGGGTGCCGGGCGGTCGCTCTATATCGATTTTGTGCGGGGTGCGTTGCCAGAAGTGTGCGCAAAAGCACCGGTGGATTTGCCTTCTTCAAAATGTTTTCGCGGCACGGGGTTGGTGGCGATGAATTCGGATTTGACGGATGGAAAAAACAATGTGTCGGCCATTTTTAAAAGCAGTCCATTGGGGTCGCAGAGTCACGGTTTTGACGCGCAAAATTCGTTTTCGCTATTTGCTTTTGGCGAGCGTTTGTTGATTCACACGGGACAGCGCGATATTCACGGCAGCGACCACCACAAGAACTGGATGCACCATACAAAATCAACCAATTGCATTGGGGTAAATGGCGAGAGTCAGTTGCGTAACCAGGCTGCGGCTATGGGTGAAATTCTGGATTTTCAAACGTCGGATGTATTTGATTATGTGGCTGGCGAAGCCGCCCCGGCGTACGGGGGAATGCTGAAAAAATTTACGCGACAGATTTTGTTCGCAAAGCCCGATGCTGTGGTGATTTGCGATACAGTGGTGGCACCAGAGGCTTCGATATTTCAGTATTATTTACACGCTGAAACGGAAATGGATATCGAGGGACAGACGCTAAAAATCACGACTGGTGATGCAGGTTGTGTGGTGTCTCTGCTGCATCCAGAAAATTTGAAAATCAGTCAGACAGATCAGTTTGATCCACCGCCGAGGGAGCGCGTTCAACTCAGAGAGTATCACGTGACGGCAGAAACGGTGAAACCGCAGGAAGAGGCGGCATTTATTGCGGTATTGCGTCCGCACAGGGCGGGGGATGTGCCCGAAGGTGATCCGGTTCTGATGGACGATGAAACGCTGATGGTGCCGTTGCCCAATGGCGAGTTGAAGGTTTGGGTGGGTGAGACATTGCGCGCGGAGAAAAGGGATCAAAGTGGTGGTGTGGTGGCAACACTGTGTTGAGTCTCGCGGAACTGTGGAAAGAAGAGGGTGAGAGATGAATGAAATACGCATCGGCATTGCCGGATTGGGCCACCGTTCCCGGCACTGGATCAATACCCTGCTAAAGATACCGGGCTACCGCATTACCGCACTCTACGACTGGATTGAACCGCTGCACGATCGGGCGCTATCTCTGATCGAGTACCGAAACGATGTCAGGGTTTTCAGAGATTACGAGGATTTTCTGGCCTATGAGGGTATGGACGCGGTTGGGCTGGTCGTTCGCCGGAAGGATCAGGGGGCGATGGCGGCGCAGGCTCTGGAGGCTGGCAAGCACGTAAATATGGAGGTTCCCGCCGCGCATACAATGGAGGATTGCTGGCGGATTGTGACGGCGGCAGAACACACGGGACGGGTTTATCAGCTTGCGGAACAGACGCGCTACTGGGGATTTGTGGAGGCCTGGCGGGACATGGTAGCAGAGGGACGGTTGGGACGGGTGACCTATTGCGAGGGGCAGTATATCGGCTATTACGGCACGCGCCAGTTTTTTCAGGACTATAAGACGGGCCAGCAGTACAGCGTGGAAGAGCTTTCGGCGCACCCGGATGCAGAGCCTACGTGGCTGCATGTGATGCCGCCGATTCACTATCTTCCGCACGAGTTGAGTCCGATGCTGAAAGTTCTGGATGATCGGGTCGTTGAGGTAACGGCGATGAGCACTGCGTCTCCCAGCTATTCGCATCCAGAGATCGATCAACCTGATATTCAGGTCGCATTGATGAAGACGGAGAAGGACAGGCTGTTGCGGATGGTGACCGGGTTTACTCAGAAAATTCCGAGTCGCAGAGGACATCACTGGTATCAGATCATCGGGACGAGAGGGTGCGTGGAGTGGAAGCGGTCGGAAAAGGGACGCTCCCTGATGTGGCTGGCAGATTCCCAGATGCACGATCTGGCTGAAGTAGATTGGAAGTTCGAGCGTACGGATGCGCCTGCAGAAGCGCAAGGCAGCGGTCACGGGGATGCAGACTATTACGTCCACACCGCTTTTTGGAATGCCGTAGTTGGAAATAAGCCTCTGGAGTTCGATGTTTACAGGGCGATGGAGACGGCGGCACCTGCGGTTCTGGCTGCGGAGTCCATCGCACGGGGAACCGAGCTGATGAAAGTTCCCGATTTTCGTCCGAATGAGACGCGACCCTCTGGGCAGATGCCGGGAGGAGATTGAGCATGCGTATCGGCATCTTATCCGACGGACCTGATCTTTCAGCTTACCTTGCCGAGATTTTCAATACCTGGGGATTGGTCCTGTACGAGATGGTGGGACAGGATCTGATTTCGGAGATGGATCCCGAAGATATGCCAGTGGTGGTTTGCCCTGCGTCTCAAGGTAGTCATTCTCTGGTTGATTACGCGCGCCGGGGTGGAACGGTGATTTGCTTTCTTCCCGAGGGTCCTCTGGCCGAGGCAGCCGGGCTTGCGTATGAGGGGGAAAAGGATGTGCCACTGCGGTTGCGTATTACCGCGTACCAGGCTTCAGGCATAGCGGGGGAGCGATTTCCAATTGTGGGCCGTGCGAATAACTATAGCCCAGCACCCGGGGTTCAG contains:
- a CDS encoding DUF4962 domain-containing protein, with amino-acid sequence MILSTICSFAICTRNPSAGSSDKGEKMALIIDERPAQPGEWGFRPENVTTEETPPAFVWRPQENAASYDIQCARGADFSKVAYEAKGVTYTVHRPAEVFESGQWYWRFRFVDRGGKVSDWSSGRAFVIDQNAKALPLPKCSELIGRIPKSHPRLFVRPEDLDSLRTRARGDLKPIYDDLVATCEDILADMPSTKEPPLYPEGTVVLSEEWREIWWGNRMYTIRVLNSAATLAFTRLLGGQDHYGEKAKELLLACAKWDPLGATGYRYNDEAGMPYNYYFCRTYTFVNDLLSEEDRDICRAVMKVQGQEMYDHLATEMRYLWHPYGSHAGRAWHFLGEIGVTFLDEIPEAEEWVWFAMNVFGAVYPAWCDEDGGWHQGLQYWESYVQRFTWWADIMQAAMGIDAYCKPYFARAGDFPMYFQPPGTRGGGVGDLTTTRTSDQNCDLMRTLAAQARNPYWKWYVDMHPEKVKEETSARRLDAVGAGRSLYIDFVRGALPEVCAKAPVDLPSSKCFRGTGLVAMNSDLTDGKNNVSAIFKSSPLGSQSHGFDAQNSFSLFAFGERLLIHTGQRDIHGSDHHKNWMHHTKSTNCIGVNGESQLRNQAAAMGEILDFQTSDVFDYVAGEAAPAYGGMLKKFTRQILFAKPDAVVICDTVVAPEASIFQYYLHAETEMDIEGQTLKITTGDAGCVVSLLHPENLKISQTDQFDPPPRERVQLREYHVTAETVKPQEEAAFIAVLRPHRAGDVPEGDPVLMDDETLMVPLPNGELKVWVGETLRAEKRDQSGGVVATLC
- a CDS encoding Gfo/Idh/MocA family oxidoreductase; its protein translation is MNEIRIGIAGLGHRSRHWINTLLKIPGYRITALYDWIEPLHDRALSLIEYRNDVRVFRDYEDFLAYEGMDAVGLVVRRKDQGAMAAQALEAGKHVNMEVPAAHTMEDCWRIVTAAEHTGRVYQLAEQTRYWGFVEAWRDMVAEGRLGRVTYCEGQYIGYYGTRQFFQDYKTGQQYSVEELSAHPDAEPTWLHVMPPIHYLPHELSPMLKVLDDRVVEVTAMSTASPSYSHPEIDQPDIQVALMKTEKDRLLRMVTGFTQKIPSRRGHHWYQIIGTRGCVEWKRSEKGRSLMWLADSQMHDLAEVDWKFERTDAPAEAQGSGHGDADYYVHTAFWNAVVGNKPLEFDVYRAMETAAPAVLAAESIARGTELMKVPDFRPNETRPSGQMPGGD